The Deltaproteobacteria bacterium genome contains a region encoding:
- a CDS encoding shikimate kinase, producing the protein MNLVLIGYRGTGKSTVAGLLAKTLAMEVVSLDQEIVRHAGCAIPEIVAEHGWPHFRDIESEITKRFSERDNIIIDAGGGVILRAENVKNLRRNGTLFWLRASVPAIVARIEGGTQRPALTAGKSFTEEVEDVLRERTPLYEAAAHHQVDTDSLSSDQVAAEIALLYRR; encoded by the coding sequence ATGAATCTGGTGCTCATCGGATACCGGGGAACCGGTAAGTCAACGGTGGCTGGGCTGCTCGCCAAGACACTCGCGATGGAAGTGGTGAGCCTGGACCAAGAGATCGTCCGCCATGCCGGCTGCGCCATCCCCGAAATTGTCGCGGAACACGGCTGGCCGCACTTTCGCGACATCGAGTCGGAAATCACCAAGCGGTTTTCCGAGCGCGACAACATTATCATCGACGCCGGCGGTGGAGTGATTCTGCGCGCAGAGAACGTGAAGAATTTGCGGCGCAATGGCACTCTATTCTGGCTGCGAGCTTCGGTGCCCGCCATCGTCGCCCGCATCGAAGGCGGAACCCAGCGTCCCGCGCTCACCGCCGGTAAGTCGTTCACCGAAGAAGTTGAGGACGTGCTACGCGAACGCACACCGCTGTACGAGGCCGCCGCCCACCATCAGGTCGACACCGACTCTCTCAGCTCGGATCAAGTAGCCGCTGAGATCGCCCTCCTCTACAGGCGGTAG
- a CDS encoding metalloregulator ArsR/SmtB family transcription factor has protein sequence MSSATPDIIGWMNALADATRARTLRLVEQYELTVADLCAVLQLPQSTVSRHLKLLADEGWVSARPEGTSRLYRMDVDDLEPAARRLWNLLREQTASTRVAAHDAQRLATILSARQTRSQAFFSSAAGQWDHLRREMFGDRFDLTALAGLLEDTWVLGDLGCGTGQVSVAVAPFVRQVIAVDSSRAMLKAARQRLGMFPHVDIRHGDLEALPIDDATLDAAVTCLVLHHVADPPAVLRAAARTLRPGGRLLVIDMLAHERREYQQQMGHVWLGFEPAQISDWLRDSGFERTRVQPLPPAPQAKGPALFAASARRVPRNGHSKQRRIHDE, from the coding sequence ATGAGCAGCGCCACCCCCGACATCATCGGCTGGATGAATGCCCTCGCCGACGCCACTCGCGCGCGCACGTTGCGGCTGGTCGAACAGTACGAGCTGACCGTCGCCGACTTGTGCGCGGTGCTGCAGTTGCCACAGTCGACGGTGAGTCGCCATTTGAAGCTGCTCGCCGACGAGGGCTGGGTGAGCGCGCGTCCGGAAGGCACCAGCCGACTCTACCGCATGGATGTCGACGACCTCGAACCGGCGGCACGACGGTTGTGGAATCTCCTGCGCGAACAGACGGCATCGACCCGGGTCGCGGCGCACGACGCGCAGCGGCTGGCAACGATCTTGTCGGCACGGCAGACGCGCTCGCAGGCGTTCTTCAGCTCCGCCGCCGGGCAGTGGGATCATCTACGCCGCGAGATGTTCGGCGATCGCTTCGATCTCACGGCGCTCGCTGGGCTGCTCGAAGACACCTGGGTGCTCGGTGATCTCGGCTGCGGCACCGGGCAGGTCTCGGTGGCGGTAGCACCGTTCGTACGTCAGGTGATCGCCGTCGACAGCTCGCGCGCGATGCTCAAGGCGGCGCGCCAGCGGCTCGGAATGTTTCCGCACGTGGACATCCGCCACGGCGATCTCGAAGCGTTGCCGATCGACGATGCGACACTTGATGCCGCGGTGACGTGCTTGGTCCTGCATCACGTAGCCGATCCGCCGGCTGTGTTGCGCGCCGCGGCACGGACGCTGCGCCCCGGTGGACGATTGCTGGTCATCGACATGTTGGCGCACGAGCGGCGCGAGTATCAACAACAGATGGGACACGTGTGGCTGGGCTTTGAGCCGGCGCAAATCAGTGACTGGTTGCGCGATAGCGGATTCGAGCGCACTCGTGTCCAACCGCTACCACCGGCGCCGCAGGCCAAGGGCCCGGCGTTGTTTGCCGCCAGCGCGCGGCGTGTACCCCGCAACGGACATTCCAAACAGAGGAGGATTCACGATGAGTAA
- a CDS encoding DUF4136 domain-containing protein: MKMVPLRRRRPVQRMGQRFAALTFVALAACSTTIPVKVEYDPSASFSTYRTYDWLPAATESPVVPKGQTEMADWRIRTAVENQLAAKGYIKRPGGANFLIGYRIRVRETTVKTFQDYYWYRQSGGSDSPQDAYVIGYQEGTLFLDIVDPASKRMIWRAYAQAAVNPNQAENQGERVNQAVREMLTQFPPR; encoded by the coding sequence ATGAAGATGGTCCCGCTTCGGCGCAGGCGACCCGTGCAGCGGATGGGCCAACGATTCGCCGCGCTCACGTTCGTCGCACTCGCCGCGTGCTCGACTACCATTCCCGTCAAGGTCGAGTACGATCCGTCGGCGAGTTTCTCGACCTATCGCACCTACGATTGGCTACCGGCCGCCACCGAGTCGCCGGTGGTACCGAAGGGGCAGACCGAGATGGCGGATTGGCGCATCCGCACAGCGGTGGAGAATCAGTTGGCGGCGAAGGGCTACATCAAGCGTCCGGGCGGCGCCAATTTTCTCATCGGCTATCGCATCCGTGTGCGCGAGACGACCGTGAAGACGTTTCAAGATTACTACTGGTATCGCCAGAGCGGTGGTTCCGACAGTCCGCAAGACGCGTACGTGATCGGCTATCAAGAAGGCACGCTGTTCCTCGACATCGTCGATCCCGCCAGCAAGCGCATGATCTGGCGCGCCTACGCGCAGGCGGCAGTCAATCCGAATCAGGCGGAGAATCAAGGCGAGCGCGTCAACCAAGCCGTACGCGAAATGTTGACCCAATTCCCGCCGCGTTGA
- a CDS encoding 1-acyl-sn-glycerol-3-phosphate acyltransferase, with product MTAAEATASGPFKTPLYFLWGLGAAIGIFFITIFWGLLCAALILLLRKPWLADVIAPIWCRWILVLCGITVDVEGLEHADPRRSYVIISNHLSNFDIWATLACVPAKIRFVAKKELLRFPVFGQALALSDHIIIDRSKPEQAIAIISRKARERINEGFCILFYAEGTRSPDGKVHTFKKGGAILAIQTGLPIIPMSVSGAHKFLPKHHAIIRPGGRMKIVLAAPIEVTGLSVHARDELTERVRAIVVENFVENY from the coding sequence ATGACCGCTGCCGAAGCCACCGCATCCGGACCGTTCAAGACTCCGCTGTATTTTCTCTGGGGCCTCGGCGCCGCGATCGGGATCTTTTTCATCACGATCTTTTGGGGGCTACTGTGTGCCGCGCTGATCCTCCTGTTGCGCAAGCCGTGGCTCGCCGACGTGATCGCGCCGATCTGGTGCCGCTGGATTCTGGTGCTGTGTGGCATCACGGTCGACGTCGAAGGCCTCGAACACGCGGACCCGCGGCGCTCGTACGTGATCATCTCCAATCATCTGAGCAACTTCGACATCTGGGCGACCCTCGCTTGCGTGCCGGCCAAGATCCGCTTCGTGGCGAAGAAGGAGTTGTTACGCTTCCCGGTCTTCGGACAGGCGCTGGCGTTGAGCGATCACATCATCATCGACCGCAGCAAACCCGAGCAGGCCATCGCCATCATCAGCCGCAAAGCGCGCGAGCGCATCAACGAAGGCTTCTGCATCCTGTTCTACGCCGAAGGTACACGTAGCCCTGATGGCAAGGTCCACACGTTCAAGAAGGGTGGTGCGATTCTCGCGATTCAGACCGGGTTGCCCATCATCCCGATGTCGGTGAGCGGGGCGCACAAGTTCTTGCCCAAGCACCACGCCATCATCCGTCCCGGCGGTCGCATGAAGATCGTCCTCGCGGCCCCGATCGAGGTCACCGGACTCTCGGTGCACGCCCGCGACGAACTCACCGAGCGCGTGCGCGCCATCGTGGTGGAGAACTTCGTCGAAAACTACTGA
- a CDS encoding adenosylhomocysteinase yields the protein MSKSAQLKAVVPASERPRFKVKDLTLAELGRKEIRLAEQEMPGLMALRAQHAATQPLRGAKIMGSLHMTVQTAVLIETLIDLGADVRWVSCNIFSTQDTAAAAVAVGRTGTVSNPQGTAVFAWKGETLEEYWWCTNEALVWPDGSGPDLIVDDGGDATLLVHKGLEFEKAGRVPDFDLKNDAEEWGIILDLVRRLQKEAPGQWQRVTPNIRGVSEETTTGVHRLYEMAKNTTLLFPAINVNDSVTKSKFDNIYGCRHSLIDGLNRASDVMLGGKVAVVCGFGEVGKGCAESLRGQGCRVIVTEIDPICALQAAMQGYQVATLEDFVSTADIFVTTTGNFGIITAEHMTRMKDKAIVGNIGHFDNEIDMAGLAKVRGIKRINIKPQYDEWVFPDNHSVLVLAEGRLLNLGCATGHPSFVMSASFTNQVLAQLELWQRAKEYERKVYMLPKRLDEEVARLHLAKLGVKLTTLTPKQAEYIGVPIDGPYKPEHYRY from the coding sequence ATGAGTAAGAGCGCACAACTAAAGGCCGTGGTGCCCGCGAGCGAACGGCCCCGTTTCAAGGTGAAGGATCTGACCTTGGCCGAGCTCGGCCGCAAGGAGATCCGTTTGGCCGAGCAGGAGATGCCCGGTCTGATGGCGCTACGCGCTCAGCACGCGGCCACCCAACCGCTGCGCGGCGCGAAGATCATGGGCTCGCTGCACATGACCGTGCAGACCGCGGTGCTGATCGAAACGCTGATCGATCTTGGCGCCGACGTGCGCTGGGTCTCGTGCAACATCTTCAGCACGCAGGACACCGCCGCCGCCGCGGTGGCCGTCGGCCGCACCGGCACCGTGAGCAACCCGCAAGGCACTGCTGTGTTTGCCTGGAAGGGCGAGACGCTCGAAGAGTACTGGTGGTGTACCAACGAGGCGTTGGTGTGGCCCGACGGCTCGGGCCCCGATCTCATTGTCGATGACGGTGGCGACGCGACGCTGCTCGTGCACAAGGGTCTGGAGTTCGAGAAGGCCGGACGCGTGCCTGATTTCGATCTGAAGAACGATGCGGAAGAGTGGGGCATCATCCTCGACCTCGTGCGTCGCTTGCAGAAGGAAGCGCCGGGTCAGTGGCAGCGCGTCACCCCGAACATCCGCGGCGTGAGCGAAGAGACGACAACCGGCGTCCATCGCCTCTACGAAATGGCCAAGAATACGACGTTGCTGTTCCCGGCGATCAACGTCAACGACTCGGTCACCAAGAGCAAGTTCGACAACATCTACGGCTGCCGTCATTCGCTCATCGACGGACTCAACCGCGCCAGCGACGTCATGCTCGGCGGCAAGGTCGCCGTCGTTTGCGGCTTCGGTGAAGTGGGCAAAGGCTGCGCCGAATCGCTGCGCGGCCAGGGCTGTCGTGTCATCGTTACCGAGATCGATCCGATCTGCGCGCTGCAGGCGGCGATGCAAGGCTACCAAGTCGCCACGCTCGAAGACTTCGTCAGCACGGCGGACATCTTTGTCACCACCACGGGCAATTTCGGGATCATCACCGCCGAGCACATGACGCGGATGAAGGACAAGGCGATCGTCGGCAACATCGGCCACTTCGACAACGAGATCGACATGGCCGGGCTGGCGAAGGTCCGGGGAATCAAGCGCATCAACATCAAGCCGCAGTACGACGAGTGGGTGTTCCCCGACAACCATTCGGTGCTCGTGCTCGCCGAAGGCCGCCTGCTCAATCTCGGCTGCGCCACCGGACACCCGTCGTTCGTGATGAGCGCGTCATTCACCAACCAGGTGCTGGCGCAGCTCGAGTTGTGGCAGCGGGCGAAGGAATACGAGCGCAAGGTCTACATGCTGCCGAAGCGGCTCGACGAAGAAGTTGCCCGCCTGCACCTGGCCAAGCTGGGCGTGAAACTGACCACACTCACGCCGAAGCAAGCCGAGTACATCGGCGTGCCGATCGACGGACCGTACAAGCCCGAGCACTATCGCTACTAA
- a CDS encoding isoaspartyl peptidase/L-asparaginase, whose product MRPALIVHGGAGVVAPDDAGACAAGCAAATRAGWQVLDGGGTALDAVTAAVVVLEDDSAFNAGVGSVLTSAGTVETDASIMDGATLAAGACAVVSEVRNPIGLARAVMATGDIVFLVGDAAIALARERGLALCPPAFLITERQRRRWQQRATETANTGNTVGAVAVDRAGHVAAATSTGGMFCKRPGRIGDSAVIGAGTYADDRLGAASATGVGEAIIRIGLARMAVDLLADGRAPMAAAHEAVTRLMARVPAPVGVIVIDPLGRIGHARSSSHMPLAFRNGALDDLAAC is encoded by the coding sequence ATGCGACCCGCACTCATTGTTCATGGCGGCGCGGGCGTGGTGGCCCCGGACGATGCTGGCGCGTGTGCCGCGGGCTGCGCGGCTGCGACCCGTGCGGGCTGGCAGGTCCTCGATGGTGGCGGCACAGCGCTCGACGCGGTGACGGCCGCGGTGGTCGTGCTGGAAGACGATTCCGCTTTCAACGCTGGCGTTGGGTCGGTGCTCACTTCGGCGGGGACCGTGGAGACGGATGCGTCGATCATGGACGGTGCGACGCTCGCCGCCGGCGCGTGCGCCGTCGTCAGTGAAGTGCGCAATCCGATCGGGTTGGCGCGCGCGGTGATGGCGACCGGCGACATCGTGTTTCTCGTTGGCGATGCGGCGATCGCATTGGCGCGTGAGCGTGGACTGGCGCTCTGCCCGCCCGCATTCTTGATCACCGAGCGGCAACGTCGACGCTGGCAACAACGCGCGACTGAAACCGCGAATACGGGCAACACCGTCGGTGCCGTCGCCGTTGATCGAGCCGGCCATGTGGCGGCGGCGACTTCGACCGGCGGGATGTTCTGCAAGCGACCGGGTCGGATCGGCGACAGCGCGGTGATCGGGGCGGGAACGTACGCGGATGATCGTCTCGGCGCGGCGTCGGCCACCGGAGTTGGCGAAGCCATCATTCGCATCGGGTTGGCAAGGATGGCCGTGGACCTACTCGCGGACGGCCGCGCTCCTATGGCGGCCGCGCACGAAGCGGTGACGCGTCTGATGGCGCGCGTTCCGGCTCCGGTCGGCGTGATCGTCATCGATCCGCTCGGTCGCATCGGCCACGCGCGCAGCAGTTCTCACATGCCGCTCGCTTTTCGCAACGGCGCGCTCGACGACTTGGCCGCGTGCTGA
- the ggt gene encoding gamma-glutamyltransferase has protein sequence MSWDERTIERQDQKGPSTFFSASLRLCVCAVGISLVFHGVAAAELATHGMVVSEHALASAAGVEILQKGGNAIDAAAATALAVGVTNPTSCGIGGGGFLLAYFPGTQRAVALDYRERAPAAATREMFIRDGKADPALSRSGGLAIAVPGEVAGLTHAVRRYGRLPFATVIAPAVRLARDGFPIGAHLAESIAHNRDVIQTFPALAAVLLHPDGSPRAAGEPLKQPALAHTLENIAEQGPDAFYRGAVAADIVDATRTAGGILTVEDLAQYRPTARTPLRGGYRGHEVLTMPPPSSGGGVLLEILNIIARDDLVALGHNSPTTLHLLVEAMKHAFADRAEVYGDPDFVSVPLPRLLSLRYATAVRDSISTRTTFDRDFYGAAEPSRDAGTSHLSVIDADGNAVAVTTTVNTAFGSMVLAPQSGVILNNEMDDFAAQPGVPNVFGLIGAAANAVAPHKRPLSSMTPTIVLDHNRAMLIAGGSGGPVIITATLQTLLNVVDFDFDVNAAVAASRVHDQWVPEVLAVEPGIDVMTRTALERLGHHVREVPNLAAVQAVRVTAGGYTGAADPRKGGAAQGW, from the coding sequence GTGAGTTGGGACGAGCGAACAATCGAACGCCAAGACCAGAAGGGTCCATCAACCTTCTTCTCTGCATCGCTACGGCTCTGCGTCTGTGCGGTGGGCATCTCCCTTGTGTTCCACGGAGTCGCCGCCGCCGAGTTGGCGACACACGGGATGGTGGTGTCGGAGCACGCGCTGGCGTCGGCGGCGGGGGTCGAGATTCTGCAGAAGGGCGGCAACGCGATTGATGCGGCAGCGGCAACGGCGTTGGCGGTCGGGGTGACGAACCCGACCTCCTGCGGCATCGGCGGCGGCGGCTTTTTGCTCGCGTATTTCCCTGGCACGCAGCGCGCGGTGGCGCTCGACTATCGCGAACGCGCTCCGGCGGCGGCCACGCGCGAGATGTTCATCCGTGACGGCAAAGCGGATCCAGCGCTGAGCCGCAGTGGTGGATTGGCGATTGCGGTGCCGGGCGAAGTCGCCGGTCTGACCCACGCCGTCCGTCGCTACGGCCGGTTGCCGTTTGCAACCGTGATCGCACCGGCCGTACGTTTGGCGCGCGACGGTTTTCCGATCGGCGCGCACTTGGCCGAATCGATCGCGCACAATCGCGACGTGATCCAAACCTTCCCCGCGCTCGCTGCGGTGCTGCTGCATCCCGATGGCTCGCCGCGCGCCGCTGGTGAGCCGTTAAAGCAACCGGCGCTGGCGCATACGTTGGAGAACATTGCCGAACAGGGGCCGGATGCGTTCTACCGCGGCGCCGTCGCCGCAGACATCGTCGATGCGACCCGCACGGCCGGCGGCATTCTCACCGTCGAAGACCTTGCGCAGTACCGCCCGACGGCGCGCACGCCGCTGCGCGGCGGCTACCGTGGCCATGAAGTGCTCACCATGCCGCCGCCCAGTTCCGGTGGCGGCGTGTTGCTGGAGATTCTCAACATCATCGCGCGTGACGACCTCGTTGCGCTGGGCCACAATTCGCCGACGACGTTGCACCTGCTGGTGGAAGCCATGAAGCACGCGTTCGCCGATCGCGCGGAAGTCTACGGCGATCCCGACTTCGTGTCGGTGCCGTTGCCGCGCCTGCTGTCGCTGCGTTACGCGACGGCGGTACGCGACAGCATCAGCACACGCACGACCTTCGATCGCGACTTCTACGGTGCCGCCGAGCCGTCGCGCGACGCCGGTACCTCGCACCTGTCGGTGATCGACGCCGACGGCAATGCAGTGGCCGTGACGACGACGGTCAACACCGCCTTCGGCTCGATGGTGCTGGCGCCGCAGAGCGGCGTGATCCTCAACAACGAGATGGATGACTTCGCCGCGCAGCCAGGTGTGCCGAATGTGTTCGGTTTGATCGGTGCGGCCGCCAACGCGGTGGCGCCGCACAAGCGGCCGCTGAGCAGCATGACGCCGACGATCGTGCTCGATCACAACCGCGCGATGTTGATTGCCGGCGGCTCGGGCGGACCGGTCATCATCACCGCGACGTTGCAGACGCTGCTCAACGTCGTCGACTTTGACTTCGACGTGAACGCGGCAGTGGCGGCGTCGCGGGTACACGATCAGTGGGTGCCGGAAGTGTTGGCGGTCGAGCCGGGCATCGATGTCATGACGCGCACGGCGTTGGAACGTCTCGGGCATCATGTGCGCGAAGTCCCGAACTTGGCAGCGGTTCAGGCCGTGCGCGTGACCGCCGGCGGCTACACCGGCGCGGCCGATCCGCGCAAGGGCGGCGCGGCGCAGGGGTGGTAG
- a CDS encoding SDR family oxidoreductase — translation MAQWWRERLKQRPWWMNALMLFCAYLAVIHIPWDFFVKPAAQDAEAWFGILLRGRWAKVTEPLHWAIYAAGAFGFWRMRAWMWPWAAVYAGQVAFGMLVWNVVYVGGARGWLTGLLSLVPFGVLTSALWRERDRFGRPRQSLRERYGDWALITGASAGIGAEFARALAQEGLSCVLTARREDRLRTLATELEQQYHVATRVVAADLVDPHGTDQLLDAIKDLQIDVFINNAGFGYAGRFDKQDTERLRAMVQVNCVAPVVLASRLLPAMRERGRGAMIVTGSIAGRQPLPRHALYAATKAFDQLFGEALWAELRGTGVDVLVLEPGPTESEFREVAGEERGTGEPAVNVVALAFDALGQQPSVISGWFNWARANALRIVPRSTMTLLAEQVVLEQTPPAMR, via the coding sequence ATGGCACAGTGGTGGCGTGAACGACTGAAGCAGCGGCCGTGGTGGATGAACGCGCTGATGCTGTTTTGCGCGTACTTGGCGGTGATCCACATTCCGTGGGACTTCTTCGTCAAGCCGGCGGCGCAGGATGCCGAGGCGTGGTTCGGCATCCTGTTGCGCGGGCGGTGGGCGAAGGTGACGGAGCCGCTGCACTGGGCGATCTACGCCGCCGGCGCGTTCGGCTTCTGGCGCATGCGCGCCTGGATGTGGCCGTGGGCGGCCGTGTACGCCGGCCAAGTCGCGTTCGGGATGTTGGTGTGGAACGTCGTGTACGTCGGCGGCGCGCGCGGCTGGCTCACCGGTCTGCTGTCGCTGGTTCCATTCGGCGTGCTGACCAGTGCGCTGTGGCGCGAACGCGATCGATTCGGCCGCCCGCGCCAATCGCTGCGCGAGCGTTACGGCGACTGGGCGCTGATCACCGGTGCCTCGGCTGGGATCGGCGCCGAGTTCGCGCGCGCGCTTGCCCAAGAGGGCCTGTCGTGCGTGCTCACTGCCCGGCGCGAAGATCGCTTGCGGACATTGGCAACGGAGCTGGAGCAGCAATACCACGTCGCGACGCGTGTGGTCGCCGCCGACCTCGTCGATCCGCACGGCACCGACCAGTTACTCGATGCCATCAAGGATCTGCAGATCGACGTGTTCATCAACAACGCCGGCTTCGGGTACGCCGGCCGCTTCGACAAGCAAGACACCGAACGCTTGCGCGCGATGGTGCAAGTGAACTGCGTCGCGCCGGTAGTGTTGGCGAGCCGGCTGTTGCCGGCGATGCGCGAGCGCGGACGCGGTGCGATGATCGTCACCGGTTCGATCGCCGGACGCCAGCCGTTGCCGCGCCACGCGCTCTATGCCGCCACCAAAGCGTTTGATCAACTGTTCGGCGAAGCGCTGTGGGCTGAACTGCGCGGCACCGGCGTCGACGTACTGGTGCTTGAACCGGGACCGACCGAGTCGGAGTTCCGCGAAGTCGCCGGTGAAGAGCGCGGTACTGGCGAGCCGGCCGTGAACGTGGTCGCACTCGCGTTCGACGCGCTGGGTCAGCAGCCGTCGGTGATTTCGGGATGGTTCAACTGGGCGCGTGCGAATGCGCTCCGCATAGTTCCGCGCTCGACCATGACTTTGCTGGCGGAACAGGTGGTGCTCGAACAAACCCCGCCCGCGATGCGGTGA